One genomic segment of Arthrobacter sp. NicSoilB8 includes these proteins:
- the gcvT gene encoding glycine cleavage system aminomethyltransferase GcvT: MTENYTALYEEHKKLGASFTDFGGWQMPLKYSSELAEHHAVRNSAGLFDLSHMGEVWVTGPDAAAFLDYALVGKISAMAIGKAKYSLICNEDGGIIDDLITYRRGEQKFLVVPNAGNAKVVAAAMAERAAGFEVTVQDASADTSLIAVQGPKAEAILLRLVPAAQHELVTGLKYYAAVEVPFMVGGTSQDLLLARTGYTGEDGFEIFVDNHDAAALWQALIAVAGDGELTPAGLASRDSLRLEAGMPLYGNELSLEGNPFAAGLGPVVSLAKESNFVGKEALTAIKAVGVGSSIGLKLVGLKGTGRRAARAHYSVLKNGSLIGEVTSGQPSPTLGYPVALAYVDVEHSEPGTIVDVDLRGKTEPFEVVALPFYKRQK, encoded by the coding sequence ATGACTGAGAATTACACGGCACTTTACGAAGAGCACAAGAAGCTCGGCGCCTCCTTCACGGACTTCGGCGGCTGGCAGATGCCGCTCAAGTACAGCTCCGAACTCGCCGAGCACCACGCCGTCCGCAACTCCGCGGGCTTGTTCGACCTCTCCCACATGGGCGAAGTCTGGGTCACCGGCCCGGACGCCGCAGCCTTCCTCGACTACGCCCTGGTCGGCAAGATCTCCGCCATGGCGATCGGCAAGGCCAAGTACTCGCTGATCTGCAACGAGGACGGCGGCATCATCGACGACCTCATCACCTACCGCCGCGGCGAGCAGAAGTTCCTCGTCGTGCCCAACGCGGGCAACGCCAAGGTGGTCGCAGCTGCAATGGCTGAGCGCGCTGCAGGCTTTGAGGTCACCGTCCAGGACGCCTCCGCCGACACCTCGCTGATCGCCGTCCAGGGCCCCAAGGCGGAGGCCATCCTGCTCCGCCTGGTCCCGGCCGCGCAGCACGAGCTCGTCACCGGCCTGAAGTACTATGCCGCCGTGGAGGTCCCCTTCATGGTCGGCGGCACCAGCCAGGACCTCCTGCTGGCCCGCACCGGCTACACCGGCGAAGACGGCTTCGAGATCTTCGTGGACAACCACGACGCCGCTGCCCTCTGGCAGGCGCTCATCGCCGTCGCCGGGGACGGCGAGCTGACCCCCGCCGGGCTCGCCTCCCGCGACTCCCTGCGGCTCGAAGCCGGCATGCCGCTGTACGGCAACGAACTCTCCCTCGAAGGCAACCCGTTCGCCGCCGGCCTGGGCCCGGTTGTCTCGCTCGCCAAGGAAAGCAACTTTGTGGGCAAGGAGGCGCTGACGGCGATCAAGGCCGTCGGCGTCGGATCGTCCATCGGCCTAAAACTAGTGGGACTCAAGGGCACGGGCCGCCGGGCAGCGCGAGCCCATTACTCCGTCCTCAAGAACGGATCGCTCATCGGCGAGGTGACCTCGGGTCAGCCGAGCCCGACGCTCGGTTACCCGGTCGCCCTGGCCTACGTCGACGTCGAGCACTCAGAACCGGGCACGATCGTCGACGTCGACCTGCGCGGCAAGACCGAGCCCTTCGAAGTGGTCGCGCTGCCGTTCTACAAGCGCCAAAAGTAG
- the gcvH gene encoding glycine cleavage system protein GcvH produces the protein MSKVVAELKYSAEHEWVASDGAGPVGIGISAVAADALGDIVYVDLPEVGSAVTAGETCGEVESTKSVSDLYAPVTGEVTEVNAAVVEDPALINSDPYGAGWLFKVAVTEAGPLLSAAEYAAANGGEL, from the coding sequence ATGAGCAAAGTAGTTGCTGAACTGAAATACTCGGCCGAGCACGAGTGGGTTGCCTCTGATGGGGCCGGGCCTGTAGGAATCGGCATTTCCGCCGTCGCGGCGGACGCCCTCGGCGACATCGTGTACGTTGACCTGCCCGAGGTCGGCTCCGCGGTGACCGCGGGCGAGACCTGCGGCGAGGTCGAATCGACCAAGTCCGTCTCGGACCTGTACGCCCCGGTCACGGGCGAGGTCACGGAGGTCAACGCCGCCGTCGTCGAGGACCCCGCGCTGATCAACAGCGATCCGTACGGTGCCGGCTGGCTCTTCAAGGTCGCCGTGACCGAAGCGGGCCCACTGCTGAGCGCCGCCGAGTACGCGGCCGCCAACGGCGGTGAACTGTGA
- the glyA gene encoding serine hydroxymethyltransferase, producing the protein MDADLSVLDPEIAAKIDDELTRQRGGLEMIASENHTARAVMQAQGSVLTNKYAEGYPGKRYYGGCEHVDVIEQLAIDRVKALFGAEYANVQPHSGAQANASVMHALIRPGDTIMGLNLAHGGHLTHGMKINFSGRLYNVIPYQVREDDHRIDMAEVEALAREHKPQLIVAGWSAYARQLDFAEFRRIADSVGAYLMVDMAHFAGLVAAGLHPSPVPHAHVTTSTTHKTLAGPRGGIILTNDADIAKKINSAVFPGQQGGPLEHVIAGKAVAFKIAASPEFKERQERVLAGARILADRLVQPDVTAKGINVISGGTDVHLVLVDLRSCELNGQEAEDRLAAIDITVNRNAVPFDPRPPMVTSGLRIGTPALATRGFGEAAFTEVADIIAEALTADAGADLSGLRTRVEALAAAHPLYPSVTELA; encoded by the coding sequence ATGGACGCGGACCTGTCCGTCCTGGACCCGGAGATCGCCGCGAAGATCGACGACGAGCTCACCCGCCAGCGCGGGGGCCTGGAGATGATTGCCTCGGAGAACCACACCGCCAGGGCCGTCATGCAGGCGCAGGGTTCGGTGCTGACGAACAAGTACGCCGAGGGCTACCCGGGCAAGCGCTACTACGGCGGCTGCGAGCACGTTGACGTGATCGAGCAGCTTGCGATCGACCGGGTCAAGGCCCTGTTCGGCGCCGAGTACGCCAACGTCCAGCCGCACTCCGGCGCCCAGGCCAACGCCTCCGTGATGCACGCCCTGATCCGTCCGGGCGACACCATCATGGGCCTGAACCTGGCGCACGGCGGGCACCTGACCCACGGCATGAAGATCAACTTCTCCGGCCGGCTCTACAACGTCATCCCGTACCAGGTCCGCGAGGATGACCACCGGATCGACATGGCCGAGGTCGAGGCCCTGGCCCGGGAGCACAAGCCGCAGCTGATCGTTGCCGGCTGGTCCGCGTACGCCCGCCAGCTCGACTTCGCCGAGTTCCGCCGGATTGCCGACTCCGTGGGCGCCTACCTCATGGTGGACATGGCCCACTTCGCCGGCCTCGTGGCGGCCGGGCTGCACCCGAGCCCGGTCCCGCACGCCCATGTCACGACGTCCACCACGCACAAGACCCTTGCCGGTCCGCGCGGCGGCATCATCCTCACCAACGACGCCGACATCGCGAAGAAGATCAACTCCGCGGTGTTCCCCGGACAGCAGGGCGGCCCGTTGGAGCACGTGATCGCCGGCAAGGCCGTGGCCTTCAAGATCGCCGCGTCCCCGGAGTTCAAGGAGCGCCAGGAACGTGTCCTGGCCGGTGCACGGATCCTCGCCGACCGTCTGGTCCAGCCGGACGTCACCGCCAAGGGGATCAACGTGATCTCCGGCGGCACCGACGTGCACCTGGTCCTCGTGGACCTGCGCAGCTGCGAGCTCAACGGGCAGGAAGCCGAGGACCGCCTCGCGGCCATCGACATCACCGTCAACCGCAACGCCGTCCCGTTCGACCCGCGCCCGCCGATGGTCACCTCCGGCCTGCGGATCGGCACCCCGGCGCTGGCCACCCGCGGCTTCGGCGAAGCGGCCTTCACCGAGGTCGCCGACATCATCGCCGAGGCCCTGACCGCCGACGCCGGTGCGGACCTGTCCGGTCTGCGTACCCGGGTGGAGGCCCTCGCCGCCGCCCACCCGCTCTACCCCTCCGTAACCGAACTCGCATAG
- a CDS encoding L-serine ammonia-lyase — MAVGVFDLFSIGIGPSSSHTVGPMRAAAVFAEELKTSGVLDRVASLRVDLYGSLAATGHGHGTMTAILLGLEGFHPEQILPEEVEGRLATIEETGTLQLAGAVPLPYGVKDMVLRPLTILPRHTNGMTFTVSDADGEVLHSATFFSVGGGFIVREGEEEAALKELDESKKELPLPFRTAAELLGHCRSIGLSIGGIMFVNERASRTGEEIREGLLHIYSVMEGCVEVSLKRTGLLPGGLKVRRRAPDWHERLMKEDKDRNPKYWQEWVNLIALAVNEENASGGRVVTAPTNGAAGIIPAVLYYALHFAPGMDKATQADRDDVVVKFLLTAAAVGVLYKEQASISGAEVGCQGEVGSASSMAAAGLAEVMGGTPQQVENAAEIAMEHNLGLTCDPIGGLVQIPCIERNAIAAAKAINAAKIALWGDGTHRVSLDEVIVTMRETGKDMSSKYKETAMGGLAVNVVEC; from the coding sequence ATGGCTGTTGGAGTCTTTGACCTCTTTTCCATCGGCATAGGGCCATCCAGCTCCCACACGGTGGGCCCCATGCGGGCCGCCGCCGTGTTTGCCGAAGAGCTCAAAACGTCCGGAGTCCTTGACCGCGTGGCGTCGTTGCGGGTGGACCTCTATGGTTCGCTTGCCGCGACCGGCCACGGCCACGGCACGATGACCGCCATCCTGCTCGGGCTCGAAGGCTTCCATCCCGAGCAGATCCTGCCCGAGGAGGTCGAGGGCCGGCTCGCCACGATCGAGGAGACCGGCACCCTGCAACTGGCCGGAGCTGTTCCCCTGCCGTACGGGGTGAAGGACATGGTCCTGCGGCCGCTCACCATCCTGCCCCGGCACACCAACGGGATGACGTTCACCGTCTCGGACGCCGACGGCGAGGTCCTGCACAGCGCCACGTTCTTCTCCGTGGGCGGCGGCTTCATCGTCCGCGAGGGCGAGGAAGAGGCGGCCCTGAAGGAACTCGACGAATCGAAGAAAGAGCTTCCCCTGCCGTTCCGCACGGCCGCTGAACTGCTGGGGCACTGCCGATCCATTGGCTTGTCCATCGGCGGGATCATGTTCGTCAACGAGCGCGCCTCACGCACCGGGGAGGAGATCCGCGAAGGGCTCCTGCACATTTACTCGGTGATGGAAGGCTGCGTCGAGGTCAGCCTCAAGCGCACCGGGCTGCTGCCCGGCGGCCTCAAGGTCCGGCGCCGTGCCCCGGACTGGCACGAGCGCCTCATGAAGGAGGACAAGGACCGGAACCCGAAGTACTGGCAGGAATGGGTCAACCTGATTGCCCTGGCCGTGAATGAGGAAAACGCCTCGGGCGGCCGTGTGGTCACCGCCCCCACCAACGGCGCCGCGGGCATCATCCCGGCCGTGCTCTACTACGCGCTGCACTTCGCCCCCGGCATGGACAAGGCAACCCAGGCCGACCGCGACGACGTCGTGGTCAAGTTCCTGCTGACCGCGGCCGCCGTCGGGGTGCTGTACAAGGAACAGGCCTCGATCTCCGGCGCAGAGGTCGGCTGTCAGGGCGAGGTGGGCTCGGCGTCGTCGATGGCCGCCGCCGGCCTGGCCGAAGTCATGGGCGGCACGCCCCAGCAGGTGGAGAACGCCGCGGAAATCGCGATGGAGCACAACCTTGGCCTGACCTGCGATCCGATCGGAGGCCTCGTCCAGATCCCCTGCATTGAACGCAACGCGATCGCAGCAGCGAAGGCCATCAACGCCGCCAAGATAGCCCTGTGGGGCGACGGCACACACCGCGTCTCCCTCGACGAAGTCATCGTGACCATGCGCGAGACCGGCAAGGACATGTCCTCCAAATACAAGGAAACCGCGATGGGCGGCCTCGCCGTGAACGTCGTGGAGTGCTGA
- the lipA gene encoding lipoyl synthase: MTLAPEGRKMLRIEQRNAATPVERKPEWIKAKVQMGPEFVQLKNLVKKEGLHTVCEEAGCPNIFECWEDKEATFLIGGSECTRRCDFCQIDTGKPSPVDVFEPTKVARSVQSMQLRYATVTGVARDDLADEGVWLYAETVRKIHELNPGTGVELLIPDFSGKPEHIEAICDSKPEVFAHNVETVPRIFKRIRPAFRYERSLDVITQGRKLGMVTKSNLILGMGETRDEISEALRDLHEAGCDLITITQYLRPSERHLPVDRWVKPQEFVDLQNEADEIGFLGVMSGPLVRSSYRAGRLWATAMRKKGREIPAQLAHIESSGSTRQEASSILAAHAGV, encoded by the coding sequence GTGACACTGGCACCAGAAGGCCGGAAGATGCTGCGCATTGAGCAGCGCAATGCGGCCACACCGGTGGAGCGTAAGCCGGAATGGATCAAGGCCAAGGTCCAGATGGGCCCCGAGTTTGTCCAGCTCAAAAACCTCGTCAAGAAGGAAGGCCTCCACACGGTGTGTGAAGAGGCCGGCTGCCCCAACATCTTCGAATGCTGGGAAGACAAGGAAGCGACCTTCCTGATCGGCGGCTCCGAATGCACCCGGCGCTGCGACTTCTGCCAGATCGACACCGGCAAGCCCTCGCCCGTGGATGTCTTCGAGCCCACCAAGGTGGCCCGCTCGGTGCAGTCCATGCAGCTGCGCTACGCCACCGTGACCGGGGTGGCCCGCGATGACCTCGCCGATGAGGGCGTCTGGCTCTACGCCGAGACGGTCCGCAAGATCCACGAGCTGAACCCGGGCACCGGCGTCGAACTGCTGATCCCGGACTTCTCCGGCAAGCCCGAGCACATCGAGGCGATCTGCGACTCCAAGCCCGAGGTCTTCGCCCATAACGTCGAAACCGTGCCGCGGATCTTCAAGCGGATCCGTCCCGCGTTCCGCTACGAGCGGTCCCTGGACGTCATCACCCAGGGCCGGAAGCTCGGCATGGTGACCAAGTCCAACCTGATCCTGGGCATGGGCGAGACCCGCGACGAGATTTCCGAGGCCCTGCGGGACCTGCACGAGGCCGGCTGCGACCTCATCACGATCACCCAGTACCTGCGCCCGTCCGAACGGCACCTGCCGGTGGACCGCTGGGTCAAGCCGCAGGAATTCGTCGACCTGCAGAACGAGGCGGACGAGATCGGCTTCCTGGGCGTCATGTCCGGGCCCCTGGTGCGGTCCTCCTACCGCGCCGGCCGGCTCTGGGCCACCGCGATGCGCAAAAAGGGCCGGGAAATCCCGGCCCAGCTCGCCCACATCGAAAGCTCCGGCAGCACCCGCCAGGAAGCCAGCTCCATCCTCGCCGCGCACGCCGGCGTCTGA
- a CDS encoding methylenetetrahydrofolate reductase, with protein MLPTRIEIVPTDDIVTRVHNAVPLDTTLTITCLPHHGVRRTMQTAIQLRLLGYSVVPHLAARSLQDRSELASIIRDCEVAGINEVFAVGGDAPEAAGPYGSSLHLVEDIAEFSGGRIGVGIAGYPEGHPGLSALHLVDSLVAKHHLATHLVTQMCFSAPKILDYAALLRREGVELPVWAGVAGILPKGKLVSLATKIGVGTSLKFLSRQGPLGRRLLSGGRYSPRDLIAELSEPPVAVEGIHLYSFNDLATLASSAASKIAGTFSQGALHEHN; from the coding sequence ATGCTTCCCACCAGAATCGAGATCGTCCCCACCGATGACATCGTCACTCGAGTCCACAACGCCGTGCCCTTAGACACGACGCTCACAATTACCTGCCTGCCTCACCACGGAGTCCGGCGGACCATGCAGACGGCCATTCAACTTCGTCTGCTCGGATACAGCGTGGTTCCCCACCTTGCGGCGCGCAGTCTACAAGACCGTTCCGAGCTCGCCAGCATCATCAGAGACTGCGAAGTCGCCGGTATTAACGAGGTCTTCGCGGTCGGAGGCGACGCGCCGGAAGCAGCAGGTCCATACGGTTCCAGCCTTCATCTCGTGGAAGACATCGCAGAGTTTTCGGGCGGCCGGATTGGAGTTGGCATTGCAGGCTACCCTGAGGGTCACCCGGGCCTGAGCGCACTTCACCTCGTGGACTCCCTCGTGGCCAAACATCATCTGGCCACGCATCTTGTCACGCAGATGTGCTTCTCCGCTCCGAAGATCCTGGACTACGCGGCGCTGCTGCGCCGGGAAGGGGTGGAGCTGCCCGTCTGGGCAGGCGTGGCCGGCATTCTTCCGAAGGGCAAACTGGTCTCGCTCGCAACCAAGATCGGTGTCGGTACCTCCCTCAAATTCCTCAGCCGCCAGGGTCCCCTTGGCCGCCGCCTGCTAAGCGGCGGTCGGTACTCGCCCCGAGACCTCATCGCAGAGTTGAGCGAACCCCCCGTAGCTGTCGAGGGCATCCACCTCTACAGCTTCAACGATCTCGCCACCCTCGCCAGTAGCGCGGCAAGCAAGATCGCGGGAACTTTCTCTCAAGGAGCTTTGCATGAGCACAACTAA
- the pdxS gene encoding pyridoxal 5'-phosphate synthase lyase subunit PdxS, which produces MSTTKPVTRGLSGSSRVKRGMAEMLKGGVIMDVVNAEQARIAEDAGAVAVMALERVPADIRAQGGVSRMSDPDMIEAIIAAVSVPVMAKARIGHFVEAQVLQSLGVDYIDESEVLTPADYTNHIDKWKFTVPFVCGATNLGEALRRINEGAAMIRSKGEAGTGDVSNATTHMRQIRAEILKLASLPEDELYVAAKELQAPYELVKEVAATGKLPVVLFTAGGIATPADAAMMMQLGADGVFVGSGIFKSGNPAQRAAAVVKATTFYDDPDEIAKASRGLGEAMVGINVDEIPQPHRLAERGW; this is translated from the coding sequence ATGAGCACAACTAAGCCAGTGACGCGCGGCCTGTCGGGCAGCAGCCGCGTCAAGCGCGGCATGGCGGAGATGCTCAAGGGCGGCGTCATCATGGACGTCGTCAACGCCGAGCAGGCCCGCATCGCCGAAGACGCCGGTGCCGTGGCCGTGATGGCGCTGGAACGTGTTCCGGCCGATATCCGTGCCCAGGGCGGCGTGTCCCGGATGTCCGATCCGGACATGATCGAGGCGATCATCGCGGCCGTGTCCGTGCCGGTCATGGCCAAGGCCCGGATCGGGCACTTCGTCGAGGCGCAGGTCCTGCAGTCTTTGGGCGTGGACTACATCGACGAGTCCGAGGTCCTGACCCCGGCCGACTACACCAACCACATCGACAAGTGGAAGTTCACGGTTCCGTTCGTCTGCGGTGCGACCAACCTGGGTGAGGCGCTGCGCCGTATCAATGAGGGTGCGGCGATGATCCGGTCCAAGGGTGAGGCCGGCACCGGGGACGTCTCCAACGCCACGACGCACATGCGCCAGATCCGCGCCGAGATCCTCAAGCTCGCCTCCCTGCCCGAGGACGAGCTCTACGTTGCGGCCAAGGAACTGCAGGCCCCGTACGAACTGGTCAAGGAGGTTGCCGCGACCGGCAAGCTCCCGGTGGTCCTGTTCACCGCCGGCGGCATCGCCACCCCGGCCGACGCCGCAATGATGATGCAGCTCGGCGCCGACGGCGTGTTCGTCGGCTCCGGCATCTTCAAGTCCGGCAACCCGGCCCAGCGTGCCGCCGCCGTCGTGAAGGCCACCACCTTCTACGACGACCCGGACGAGATCGCCAAGGCCTCCCGCGGCCTGGGCGAGGCCATGGTCGGCATCAACGTCGACGAGATCCCGCAGCCCCACCGCCTCGCAGAGCGCGGCTGGTAA
- a CDS encoding nucleobase:cation symporter-2 family protein: MNQKSPSKAGTKRPSNRPEDERVSIGSSFAYGFQHVLSMYGGIIAVPLIVGQAAGLAPNDIGILIAAALFVGGLATLLQTIGLPFFGCQLPLVQGVSFSSVATMVAIVTGGGGLPAVFGAVIASAAIGLLIAPVFSRIVRFFPPVVTGTVITTIGLTLMPVAANWAMGGNKKAEDYGSMANLGLAALTFALVLVLSKVGRATISRLSILLAMVIGTLVSVVVGMADFSKVGDGPVVAFPTPFHLGIPTFEIAAIISMVIVMVVILTETMADILAVGEIIGTKTDSKRIAAGLRADMVSSLVAPIFGSFPQSAFAQNVGLVAVTKMKSRYVVAAGGLILVLLGLLPILGRVVAAVPTAVLGGAGIVLFGTVAASGIRTLAKVEYRNNMNLIIVAASIGFGMIPIVAPTFYDKTPPWFATIFHSGISSAAIMAICLNLLFNHFKAGNSENQSITVAGTGRRVVTEDDLKCLADGDRFEGGKLIDAEGTEVPVQFAQKSPEH; encoded by the coding sequence ATGAACCAGAAAAGTCCCTCCAAGGCTGGTACCAAGCGGCCAAGTAACCGGCCTGAAGACGAACGGGTCTCCATCGGGAGCAGCTTCGCTTACGGCTTCCAGCACGTCCTGAGCATGTATGGCGGCATTATCGCCGTTCCCCTTATCGTCGGTCAGGCTGCCGGTCTAGCGCCTAACGACATCGGCATCCTGATCGCCGCCGCTCTCTTTGTGGGGGGCCTGGCAACGCTCCTGCAGACTATCGGCCTCCCGTTCTTTGGTTGCCAATTACCATTGGTGCAGGGAGTGTCGTTCTCCAGCGTCGCGACTATGGTCGCCATCGTGACTGGCGGCGGCGGGCTTCCGGCCGTGTTCGGTGCGGTCATCGCGTCCGCAGCCATCGGTCTCCTGATCGCGCCCGTCTTTTCGAGGATCGTCCGATTCTTCCCACCCGTGGTGACCGGCACCGTTATCACCACTATCGGCCTGACGCTCATGCCGGTGGCGGCGAACTGGGCCATGGGCGGGAACAAAAAGGCCGAGGACTACGGCAGCATGGCTAACCTCGGTCTGGCCGCCTTGACATTTGCCCTGGTCCTCGTGCTGAGTAAGGTAGGCAGGGCAACGATTTCCCGCCTGTCCATCCTCCTCGCCATGGTGATCGGAACCCTAGTCTCCGTTGTCGTCGGCATGGCGGACTTCTCGAAGGTGGGCGACGGCCCAGTCGTCGCGTTTCCCACGCCCTTCCACCTTGGCATCCCCACGTTTGAGATCGCAGCCATCATCTCCATGGTGATCGTGATGGTCGTTATCCTGACCGAAACCATGGCCGACATCCTGGCCGTCGGCGAAATCATCGGCACCAAAACAGATTCCAAGCGCATCGCAGCTGGGTTGCGCGCGGATATGGTTTCCAGCCTGGTGGCACCAATTTTCGGTTCGTTCCCCCAGAGCGCCTTCGCCCAAAATGTCGGACTCGTCGCCGTCACCAAGATGAAAAGCCGTTACGTGGTGGCAGCCGGCGGTCTCATCCTGGTTCTCCTGGGCCTGCTTCCGATACTTGGCCGAGTCGTTGCAGCCGTCCCCACCGCCGTGCTAGGCGGTGCTGGCATAGTTCTCTTCGGCACCGTCGCCGCCAGCGGAATCCGGACACTAGCTAAAGTGGAGTACCGGAACAACATGAACCTGATCATCGTGGCCGCCTCCATCGGCTTCGGCATGATCCCGATCGTCGCACCCACGTTCTACGATAAGACCCCGCCCTGGTTTGCCACCATCTTCCACTCGGGCATCAGCTCTGCCGCCATCATGGCCATCTGCCTAAACCTGCTCTTCAACCACTTCAAAGCGGGCAACTCGGAGAACCAGTCGATCACCGTGGCGGGTACCGGGCGACGGGTGGTGACCGAAGACGACCTCAAGTGCCTGGCCGACGGCGACCGGTTCGAAGGCGGCAAGCTGATCGACGCTGAGGGCACGGAAGTCCCCGTCCAGTTTGCCCAGAAGTCCCCGGAACACTAG
- a CDS encoding carboxymuconolactone decarboxylase family protein: MTITTAPENEVLLTEHTPRLDWMTAAPEVFKAMLRLDTAAKNGIDPALLNLIKIRASQINQCAFCLDMHSKDAIATGETAERIIQLNAWTESKHFYTAREIAAIELTEAVTVLTDGFVQDEVYQQAAALFTETELAHLIAAIVAINAFNRFGVSTRMVPGHYTPGSH, from the coding sequence ATGACGATAACTACGGCACCCGAAAACGAAGTACTCCTGACAGAACACACACCGCGCCTCGACTGGATGACGGCCGCCCCCGAAGTCTTCAAAGCCATGCTCCGCCTCGACACAGCCGCCAAGAACGGCATCGATCCCGCCCTACTCAACCTGATCAAAATCCGCGCGTCACAGATCAACCAATGCGCCTTCTGCCTCGACATGCACAGCAAAGACGCCATTGCGACCGGAGAAACCGCAGAACGGATCATCCAACTCAACGCCTGGACCGAGTCCAAACACTTCTACACCGCACGAGAAATCGCGGCAATTGAACTGACCGAAGCGGTCACAGTACTCACGGACGGCTTCGTCCAAGACGAGGTATACCAGCAGGCCGCCGCCTTGTTCACCGAGACCGAACTCGCCCACCTGATCGCGGCGATCGTGGCCATCAACGCATTCAACCGCTTCGGCGTTTCAACCCGCATGGTCCCCGGCCACTACACACCAGGCTCTCACTAA
- a CDS encoding YceI family protein: MTETQTIAGYKAGTWTVDRSHSEVSFSVRHLMISKVNGKFEQFSATFVTGQSIQDSSVEATAEVASINTNEPNRDAHLRAGDFFEADTHPQIHFKSTSVRVAGGALFVDGELTIKGVTRTTTFDLEIGGFGSDPYGNYRAGIVATTTIDRTDFGLAYNAALETGGVLIGEKVTITIDLQAVYTG, from the coding sequence ATGACTGAGACCCAAACAATTGCCGGCTACAAGGCTGGCACCTGGACCGTTGACCGCTCGCACTCAGAGGTCTCCTTCAGTGTTCGCCACCTTATGATCAGCAAGGTAAATGGCAAGTTCGAACAGTTCTCCGCCACCTTCGTCACTGGCCAAAGCATCCAGGACTCGTCCGTCGAAGCCACCGCTGAAGTCGCGTCCATCAACACGAACGAACCGAACCGAGACGCCCATCTGCGCGCCGGCGACTTTTTCGAGGCAGACACTCATCCCCAGATTCACTTCAAGAGTACGTCCGTTCGCGTCGCCGGAGGCGCCCTGTTTGTAGACGGCGAGCTCACGATTAAGGGCGTAACCCGGACCACTACATTCGACCTGGAAATTGGCGGTTTCGGCAGCGACCCGTACGGCAATTACAGAGCTGGCATAGTCGCGACGACGACTATCGACCGCACTGACTTTGGACTGGCCTATAACGCCGCGCTTGAGACAGGCGGCGTTCTGATCGGAGAGAAAGTCACAATCACCATTGATCTGCAGGCGGTATACACGGGCTGA
- a CDS encoding nitroreductase produces MEEALDTRRSVRAFLPTAVPRPEVERLLALAAKSPSNSNSQPWQVHVLIGEAQSALTAALLHAHDNEGRAAENEYSYQLRPEDWAEPFKSRRREFGERLYGETLGITAADTAGRLAHHRRNYDFFGAPVGMFLTVSRSSLGGGLVDAGLFLQSLMLAARASGLDTCTQASFIDFHPVLRRHLRIPDDQIIVCGLSLGYADPLHPLNRLSMSREAVKKFTTFYEDDERSTQFTAGLSSVSGAPSGSLKQEPLDSGRGRTAP; encoded by the coding sequence GTGGAAGAGGCACTAGACACCAGGCGCAGTGTCAGGGCATTCCTTCCCACCGCTGTTCCCAGGCCAGAGGTCGAGCGCCTGCTCGCCCTCGCGGCTAAGTCACCCAGCAACTCCAACTCTCAGCCCTGGCAGGTTCACGTACTCATCGGTGAAGCGCAGTCGGCTCTGACCGCTGCGCTGCTACATGCCCATGACAACGAAGGCCGCGCGGCGGAAAACGAATACAGCTACCAGCTCCGTCCTGAAGACTGGGCCGAGCCTTTCAAATCCAGGCGTCGGGAGTTCGGGGAGCGGCTATACGGCGAAACGCTTGGGATTACAGCGGCAGACACGGCTGGGAGACTGGCCCATCACAGACGCAATTACGATTTCTTCGGCGCCCCCGTCGGTATGTTCCTCACGGTCAGCAGAAGTTCCCTCGGAGGCGGCCTCGTTGACGCTGGCCTCTTCCTCCAGTCACTGATGCTGGCTGCGCGCGCCTCGGGGCTGGACACCTGCACGCAGGCCTCGTTTATCGACTTCCATCCTGTCCTTCGTAGACATTTACGTATCCCCGACGACCAGATCATCGTCTGCGGGCTCTCCCTGGGATACGCAGACCCCCTGCACCCGCTGAATCGCCTCTCGATGTCCCGGGAAGCGGTGAAGAAGTTCACCACCTTCTATGAGGACGACGAACGTTCAACACAATTCACCGCCGGCCTTTCATCCGTAAGTGGGGCACCTTCCGGTTCCCTGAAACAGGAACCCTTGGATTCAGGGCGCGGCCGCACGGCGCCCTGA